One genomic segment of Lytechinus pictus isolate F3 Inbred chromosome 18, Lp3.0, whole genome shotgun sequence includes these proteins:
- the LOC129282075 gene encoding transient-receptor-potential-like protein, producing MSNHRKTSRVAKPTFKRVALGLVEDITRVKKLFKAIDRGNLIKVQRLLREILANGATLDIRDKAGTNTYAYAISAGVSPAVDILLHYNVPLGDALLRACVASYDEAAKIIIRHAMKLPDKERKAIIECHCDNDDYIKSLTPLKMAAMRNNFNVVSLLLKAGAERIEEPKLERLAEATLKEVVEYLDIYRALSSPAYLCLAHRNALSDAFTLTGRLRNIGRSWEAVNKEFFGLADQVEKFCASLLDHISNSVELSTLLSQSDNPEVIHAVAQVQKAVDFHQKAFVAHAYTQKSLSVNFYRNIDIHSMMFPVLSLLTMFGYPVICLAYILIQHPRLKSFLSTPHIKLCLLFGSDLAFFACCAAICLVNEQRIIDIMMIVIAIFCFAFSWKHVCEIMEYGIRDFVNYSMNIVEIIILIILYTVLMLNWIEDLTDVYEARAQQRHDERMTMVNNVTIASNFNQSDATVTDSLEDYVSSDWNDPFIIRFNLLAFVILFVVIHAFNTVLMTFLELYAIWESTVGAVSDILRFLTIYAIFHFSFALGLSSLHYPQTLIQSEECHDVECDLPEEGYRTFPVALLTLWWAFNGLGDPAIIDDPTSFVNVVYILAVGLYNIGVLVLINTLIAMLGSRFNAVEENSDTEWKFGRTKMWLRFIRTDIDLPPPFNLVPTTGFIIRLFKKCSLFCTGCTHTNQRQSEEKEYKSKKDASAAKKVMKRLVERYNLSQTEKPEEQGESIDIDDIRQLKEDFVAVKFNVQTNLQIVNKAINASWKIIENIKNTYPRMDVFNDKVPFTGSQFGDLYRYDYSLIDVDVENIQTLVKYVEEILNRPDATPELELKKPPVLVQPPPEPSPEPVEEEVILPEELSATSPEPIEEEIIPPESSSDEEEYLYSSLEIISDEEEEVVVPPEEYMDLWARIQRFLGLNEEEINVPEEPLEPNPEINPEEENIPTGEMRPAITANEESTPSEESLNLITRFKRLIGVSSDDVTEEEINPPEMPLQPNPYIIDGDENIPIGERLQASPPNIHGEEPRRTSSEESLNVVTRIQRFIGVGQTTVADEKTNPPEVPPDPSSAIIDDYDNIPVEKRFEESSPNIIGEEPRRTSSEESLDVLTKIQRFIGVGPRTVAEEKTNHPEVPPDPSTVSIDKEYLPDASASPFPGRERSPSIIRRLASIFNSDQTKT from the exons ATGTCCAACCATCGGAAAACATCAAGAGTGGCCAAGCCTACCTTCAAAAGAGTCGCTTTAGGTTTAGTAGAGGATATTACCAGAGTAAAGAAACTTTTTAAGGCGATTGATCGTGGAAATCTTATTAAG gTTCAGCGTTTATTGAGAGAAATACTAGCTAACGGGGCAACGTTGGACATCAGAGATAAAGCGGGCACGAATACCTATGCATATGCCATTAGTGCAGGAGTATCTC CTGCTGTCGATATATTGTTACATTACAATGTGCCTCTGGGGGATGCCCTCTTGCGGGCATGTGTTGCATCTTATGATGAAGCAGCCAAGATTATCATCAGACACGCTATGAAACTGCCAGATAAG GAGAGAAAAGCTATCATCGAATGCCACTGTGATAATGATGACTACATCAAATCATTGACACCTCTAAAGATGGCTGCTATGAGAAACAACTTTAACGTGGTTTCG CTTTTACTGAAAGCAGGAGCTGAAAGGATTGAAGAACCGAAACTGGAGAGGCTAGCTGAAGCTACTCTGAAAGAGGTTGTCGAGTATCTAGATATCTATAG AGCATTGTCAAGCCCAGCATACCTTTGTCTGGCCCATCGTAATGCATTGAGTGATGCCTTCACACTCACCGGTAGATTGAGGAACATTGGTAGATCGTGGGAGGCTGTCAACAAAGAGTTCTTTGGTCTCGCCGACCAAGTTGAAAAGTTCTGTGCATCTCTCCTTGATCATATCTCAAATTCTGTCGAA CTTTCGACGCTGCTCAGTCAGAGTGATAACCCGGAAGTAATTCATGCTGTTGCGCAGGTGCAGAAGGCCGTCGATTTTCATCAGAAAGCA TTCGTAGCTCATGCGTACACCCAGAAGAGCTTGTCGGTCAACTTTTATCGAAACATCGACATTCACTCCATGATGTTCCCGGTCCTGAGTCTACTTACAATGTTCGGATATCCGGTCATCTGTCTTGCTTATATCCTCATCCAGCATCCGAGATTAAAGTCTTTCCTCTCAACACC GCACATCAAGTTATGTCTTTTGTTTGGTTCTGATCTTGCTTTCTTCGCCTGCTGTGCTGCTATATGTCTAGTCAACGAACAAAGGATAATTGATATCATGATGATCGTCATTGCGATCTTTTGTTTCG cgTTCTCTTGGAAGCACGTTTGTGAGATAATGGAATATGGGATCAGAGACTTTGTGAATTATTCCATGAATATCGTGGAAATAATCATACTCATCATACTCTATACAGTATTGATGTTAAACTGGATCGAGGATCTTACG GATGTTTACGAAGCCCGTGCGCAACAACGTCACGATGAACGGATGACAATGGTGAATAACGTCACAATAGCATCaaatttcaaccaatcagatgccaCTGTGACGGATAGTCTTGAGGATTACGTATCGTCGGACTGGAATGATCCATTCATCATTCGATTTAATTTGTTAG cGTTCGTGATTCTCTTTGTTGTCATACACGCTTTCAACACGGTCCTAATGACATTCCTCGAGCTGTACGCTATTTGGGAATCAACAGTCGGTGCTGTCAGTGATATACTCAGGTTTTTGACTATCTACGCCATCTTTCATTTCTCCTTTGCTCTTGGGTTGTCGAGTCTTCATTATCCTCAA ACACTTATTCAATCAGAAGAATGTCATGACGTGGAATGTGATTTACCTGAAGAGGGGTATCGAAC GTTTCCGGTTGCATTGCTGACCCTGTGGTGGGCGTTTAATGGACTCGGTGATCCAGCCATCATAGACGATCCGACAAGCTTCGTCAACGTAGTTTACATCCTAGCTGTGGGTCTCTACAATATTGGAGTACTGGTCCTGATCAACACGCTTATCGCAATGCTAGGTTCACGATTCAACGCAGTCGAG GAAAATTCGGATACCGAGTGGAAGTTCGGACGAACTAAGATGTGGCTTCGGTTTATCCGAACCGATATCGATCTACCACCTCCATTCAACCTCGTACCGACAACCGGGTTCATTATCCGACTCTTCAAGAAATGTTCTTTGTTTTGTACAGGATGTACACATACGAACCAAAGACAGTCCGAGGA gAAAGAATACAAATCGAAAAAGGATGCAAGTGCTGCAAAG AAAGTAATGAAAAGGTTAGTGGAGCGATACAACCTATCACAGACAGAGAAACCGGAAGAGCAGGGAGAATCAATCGACATTGATGACATCCGTCAGCTCAAAGAAGATTTCGTTGCAGTCAA ATTCAACGTGCAAACCAATCTCCAGATAGTTAACAAGGCGATAAACGCTTCCTGGAAGATCATTGAGAATATTAAGAACACCTACCCTagaatggacgtttttaatgaTAAGGTACCTTTTACAGGATCACAGTTTGGTGATCTCTATCGATATGACTACTCGCTCATCGATGTCGATGTTGAAAATATTCAGACGTTAGTCAAATATGTGGAAGAAATTCTCAACCGTCCCGATGCTACTCCAGAGCTCGAGCTGAAGAAGCCTCCGGTTCTTGTCCAGCCACCTCCGGAACCTAGTCCGGAGCCTGTCGAAGAAGAGGTCATTCTACCCGAGGAACTTTCCGCAACAAGTCCTGAGCCGATCGAGGAAGAGATCATCCCACCCGAGTCGAGTTCTGATGAAGAAGAATATTTATATTCGAGTCTTGAGATAATTTccgatgaggaggaggaagtgGTAGTTCCACCAGAGGAATACATGGATTTATGGGCTCGAATTCAAAGGTTCCTTGGGTTGAACGAGGAAGAGATCAATGTACCCGAGGAGCCTCTGGAACCGAATCCAGAGATTAATCCTGAAGAAGAGAACATTCCAACCGGGGAAATGAGACCAGCAATCACTGCCAACGAAGAGAGCACTCCATCTGAGGAATCTTTGAATCTAATTACTAGATTTAAAAGGTTGATTGGGGTGAGTTCAGATGACGTTACTGAGGAAGAGATAAATCCACCAGAAATGCCCCTGCAGCCGAATCCATATATAATTGATGGAGACGAGAACATTCCAATTGGGGAACGTTTGCAAGCGAGTCCACCAAACATACACGGGGAAGAACCTAGGCGTACTTCATCAGAGGAATCTCTAAATGTCGTGACTAGGATCCAAAGGTTCATCGGAGTGGGTCAAACGACAGTTGCTGATGAAAAGACCAATCCCCCTGAGGTTCCTCCAGATCCGAGTTCAGCGATCATTGATGACTACGATAACATCCCAGTCGAGAAACGTTTTGAAGAGAGTTCACCGAACATAATAGGGGAAGAACCAAGGCGTACTTCATCAGAGGAATCTTTGGATGTCTTGACTAAGATCCAAAGGTTCATTGGAGTGGGTCCAAGGACTGTTGCTGAGGAAAAGACCAATCATCCAGAGGTACCTCCAGATCCGAGTACAGTGAGCATAGACAAAGAATACCTTCCTGACGCCTCGGCGAGCCCATTTCCCGGAAGGGAAAGAAGTCCCTCTATAATCCGAAGGTTGGCGAGTATATTCAATTCGGATCAAACCAAGACGTGA